The following coding sequences lie in one Mucilaginibacter sp. KACC 22773 genomic window:
- a CDS encoding TM2 domain-containing protein, whose translation MSTYPNSYMMFDGMTPEEFSFVQQATAALTENQQRYFMGVYASKRRNPQDILLATLAGFLGVSGIQRFMTDQIGMGIVYFFTAGFCFIGTIVDLINYKGIANEYNQKMAFESFNIAKMTN comes from the coding sequence ATGAGCACTTACCCAAATTCATATATGATGTTCGACGGAATGACTCCTGAAGAATTTTCTTTTGTACAACAGGCCACCGCCGCTTTAACCGAAAACCAGCAACGTTATTTTATGGGTGTTTACGCCAGCAAACGCCGCAACCCCCAGGATATTTTGTTAGCTACACTTGCGGGTTTCCTTGGTGTATCAGGTATTCAACGTTTTATGACCGACCAGATTGGAATGGGCATTGTATACTTTTTTACCGCAGGCTTTTGTTTTATCGGTACCATCGTCGACCTGATTAATTATAAAGGCATTGCCAACGAATACAATCAAAAAATGGCCTTCGAGAGCTTCAATATCGCTAAAATGACCAACTAA
- the rmuC gene encoding DNA recombination protein RmuC: MNSEILIIASVVILLIAVLLFIKKPKAIELISADDLNRLRSESDQLKIALAKAEEKASGLAGEKENITQFLKDEKNRLLDELLYERTQLAAANKSLENARAYYTSQQEKMQEQKVEIEQIRTQFQREFENVAEKLLKEKSKEFIDVNRNNLDQILNPLKENLKAFEDKVEKVYNMEAAERNTLKGVITQLMDLNKQISDEAQNLTRALKGDNKKQGNWGEVILERVLERSGLVKDQEYRIQAAMQANDGTRYQPDVIIDLPDEKHLVIDSKVSLIAYERLISAETEEDRKLFAKAHVESIKNHIGGLSAKKYHDLYKINSPDFVLLFVPIESSFSIAVQLDGELFNYAWDKKVVIVSPSTLLATLRTIASMWKQERQNRNVLEIARLSGDMYDKFVGFLGDMDNIGKNITYTQNAYNSAVNKLSDGRGNLTTTAEKIKKLGAKADKKIDNKYLGEES, from the coding sequence ATGAATTCAGAGATACTGATTATTGCCTCGGTTGTTATACTGCTGATAGCCGTTTTGCTGTTTATTAAAAAACCCAAAGCCATTGAGTTGATCTCGGCAGACGATTTGAACCGGCTGCGCTCAGAGAGCGACCAGCTTAAAATTGCTTTGGCCAAAGCCGAAGAAAAAGCCAGCGGCCTGGCGGGCGAAAAAGAAAACATTACCCAATTTTTAAAGGACGAGAAAAACCGGCTGCTGGACGAGTTACTATACGAACGTACCCAGTTAGCCGCTGCCAATAAATCGTTGGAGAACGCCCGCGCGTACTATACCTCGCAGCAGGAAAAAATGCAGGAGCAAAAAGTGGAGATAGAACAAATCCGCACGCAGTTCCAGCGGGAGTTTGAAAATGTGGCCGAAAAACTGCTGAAAGAAAAATCAAAAGAGTTTATTGATGTAAACCGCAACAATCTCGACCAGATTTTGAATCCGCTTAAAGAAAACCTGAAAGCTTTTGAAGATAAGGTAGAGAAAGTTTACAATATGGAAGCCGCCGAGCGCAATACCCTGAAAGGCGTAATAACTCAACTAATGGACCTGAACAAACAGATAAGTGACGAGGCGCAGAATTTAACCAGGGCGCTTAAAGGCGACAACAAAAAGCAGGGCAACTGGGGCGAAGTGATTCTGGAGCGGGTGCTGGAGAGGTCGGGCCTGGTGAAAGACCAGGAGTACCGCATACAGGCTGCCATGCAGGCCAATGACGGCACCCGCTATCAGCCCGATGTAATTATCGACCTGCCGGATGAAAAACACCTGGTTATCGACTCTAAGGTTTCGCTGATAGCTTACGAAAGGCTGATAAGCGCCGAAACCGAAGAAGACCGTAAGCTATTTGCCAAAGCGCATGTAGAATCAATTAAAAACCATATCGGTGGTTTATCGGCCAAAAAATATCACGACCTGTATAAAATAAACTCGCCCGATTTTGTACTGCTTTTTGTGCCGATAGAATCGTCGTTCAGTATAGCTGTGCAGCTGGATGGCGAGCTGTTTAACTATGCCTGGGATAAAAAAGTGGTGATAGTAAGCCCATCTACCCTGCTGGCTACCCTGCGCACTATTGCCAGCATGTGGAAACAGGAGCGCCAAAACCGTAACGTATTGGAGATAGCCCGCCTTAGCGGCGATATGTACGATAAATTTGTGGGCTTTTTAGGCGATATGGATAACATTGGCAAAAACATTACCTATACCCAAAATGCCTATAACAGCGCGGTAAATAAACTATCAGACGGCCGCGGAAACCTGACCACCACAGCCGAAAAAATCAAAAAGCTGGGCGCAAAAGCCGATAAAAAAATTGACAACAAGTATTTGGGGGAGGAGAGCTGA
- a CDS encoding DNA-3-methyladenine glycosylase family protein: MFDRINHTNYHQICDELALADPDLADVISAYGYPPLWSRPNTFETLVHIILEQQVSLASALSALNKMRERVQKITPARVLLLTDEEFKACYFSRQKTSYTKYLAEAIISGQMDLVALEQLPDDVIRAKLTALKGIGNWTADVYLMFVLQHANVFPIGDLAAVNALKRVKKLPKDATREEVLAVAERWAPYKTVASMLLWHYYLSASKGK; encoded by the coding sequence ATGTTCGACCGGATTAACCATACCAACTATCACCAAATTTGTGATGAGCTTGCTTTAGCCGATCCTGATCTGGCTGATGTCATTAGCGCATACGGCTATCCGCCGCTTTGGTCGCGGCCCAACACGTTCGAAACCCTGGTGCATATTATCCTGGAGCAACAGGTTTCGCTGGCCTCGGCGCTATCCGCATTAAACAAAATGCGAGAGCGGGTACAGAAGATTACCCCGGCGAGGGTGCTATTACTTACCGACGAGGAATTTAAAGCATGTTACTTTAGCCGGCAAAAAACCAGCTATACCAAATACCTGGCCGAAGCTATCATCAGTGGCCAGATGGATTTAGTAGCCCTTGAACAATTACCTGACGACGTTATCCGCGCTAAACTAACCGCCCTGAAAGGCATCGGTAACTGGACAGCCGATGTATACCTGATGTTTGTGCTGCAGCACGCCAATGTATTCCCCATTGGCGACCTTGCCGCGGTGAATGCCTTAAAGCGGGTAAAAAAACTGCCAAAAGATGCGACCAGGGAAGAAGTGCTTGCCGTGGCCGAACGATGGGCGCCATATAAAACCGTGGCAAGCATGTTGTTATGGCATTATTATCTATCGGCGTCGAAGGGGAAATAA
- a CDS encoding molybdopterin-binding protein, with product MKKLLLLIALLYSTTVFAQEKLNQTQKFSITGLVVKESVITIDSIMQYKVQDIGEMNVTNHLGEFKHKDEQLKGVLLKDILSHTAFKTTGPKLLSTFYFVCQGIDGYKVVYSWNELYNTEVGNHVFILTEKNGIKADKMPESLQMSSAADFKTGRRYLHNLDKIIVKQAE from the coding sequence ATGAAAAAACTACTACTACTAATTGCATTACTATATAGTACGACAGTGTTTGCCCAGGAAAAGCTTAATCAAACGCAAAAGTTTAGCATTACCGGGCTGGTTGTAAAAGAATCAGTTATCACTATTGATTCCATTATGCAATACAAAGTGCAGGATATTGGCGAAATGAATGTGACCAATCACTTAGGTGAATTTAAACACAAGGACGAACAGCTGAAAGGCGTTTTACTGAAAGATATTTTAAGCCACACTGCATTTAAAACCACCGGCCCCAAGCTGCTGAGTACTTTTTATTTTGTTTGCCAGGGTATCGATGGCTACAAAGTGGTTTACTCATGGAACGAGCTATACAATACCGAAGTAGGCAATCATGTTTTTATACTTACAGAAAAGAATGGTATAAAAGCCGATAAGATGCCCGAAAGCCTGCAAATGAGCTCGGCTGCCGATTTTAAAACCGGCCGGAGGTATTTACATAACCTGGATAAGATCATTGTAAAGCAAGCCGAATAA
- a CDS encoding IS3 family transposase, translated as MKQDYAHLSWAFLCGLFGKTRHAHYDHLWRNQDDSIKEEIILQLVHEIRKPLPRLGTRKMLYLLKPQLASHHIEIGRDYLFDLLDAHKLLIRQRKRKAITTDSRHWMHKYANLVKEMHIIRPEELWVSDITYIRVQNQWGYLSLITDAFSRKIMGYCFRLDMLALGPIAALQMALDVRSYSGQTLTHHSDRGSQYCSKDYVELLGNETISISMTERGDPYENALAERMNGIIKGEFDLYISPVNFEQTYKKIDSSIKAYNELRPHGSCDYLTPCQAHEQGDVLKKRWKEYPGKWEKEKPLAIPA; from the coding sequence ATGAAGCAGGATTACGCGCATTTAAGCTGGGCGTTTCTATGCGGACTGTTTGGCAAAACCCGCCATGCGCACTATGATCACTTATGGAGAAACCAGGATGACTCTATCAAAGAGGAAATTATCCTGCAGCTTGTTCATGAAATAAGGAAGCCTTTACCCCGGTTAGGGACAAGAAAGATGCTTTATCTGCTTAAGCCGCAACTGGCTTCTCATCATATAGAAATCGGCAGGGACTACCTGTTTGACTTGCTTGACGCTCATAAGCTGCTGATCAGGCAGCGTAAACGAAAAGCAATCACCACCGATTCCCGGCACTGGATGCATAAGTACGCCAACCTGGTAAAGGAAATGCATATTATACGGCCGGAGGAACTTTGGGTAAGCGATATAACTTACATTCGGGTGCAAAACCAATGGGGCTACCTGTCACTGATAACAGATGCATTTTCACGTAAGATCATGGGTTATTGTTTCCGCCTGGATATGCTGGCGCTGGGGCCTATAGCGGCCTTACAGATGGCCCTGGATGTCCGCAGTTACAGCGGGCAAACCCTTACCCATCACTCTGACAGAGGGTCCCAATACTGCTCTAAGGATTATGTGGAATTGCTTGGGAACGAAACTATTTCCATCAGTATGACTGAACGGGGTGACCCGTATGAGAATGCACTGGCCGAACGAATGAATGGCATCATCAAGGGGGAGTTCGACCTGTACATCAGCCCGGTTAACTTTGAGCAGACTTATAAAAAGATCGATAGCAGTATTAAGGCATACAACGAATTGAGGCCCCATGGAAGCTGTGACTACCTGACGCCTTGCCAGGCGCATGAACAAGGTGATGTACTGAAAAAACGCTGGAAGGAATACCCGGGCAAATGGGAGAAGGAAAAGCCGCTGGCCATACCCGCCTGA
- a CDS encoding peroxiredoxin-like family protein, giving the protein MMKKYILMLVLAFAGLQLRAQTGLNKGDDAPVFSTTDNAGKAVDLKALLKAHKSVVLFFYRGEWCPYCNKHIAQLQDSLQLLSARGAYVIAVTPETKEGIGKTVQKTLASFSIVQDKGYTIMKDYKVNYVLDDATVAKYKGFGLDLNVSNGNTDHVLPVPATYVINQSGKIAFVHFNKDYTRRASISDIMRAL; this is encoded by the coding sequence ATGATGAAAAAATACATTTTAATGTTAGTGCTTGCTTTTGCGGGCTTACAACTTCGGGCGCAAACAGGGCTTAATAAAGGGGACGACGCCCCCGTTTTTAGCACTACCGATAATGCGGGCAAAGCCGTTGATTTGAAAGCTTTATTAAAGGCGCATAAATCTGTGGTGTTGTTTTTTTATCGTGGCGAATGGTGCCCTTATTGTAATAAACACATTGCCCAATTGCAGGATTCTTTACAACTGCTGAGTGCAAGGGGAGCCTACGTAATTGCGGTAACTCCCGAAACTAAGGAAGGGATTGGCAAAACCGTCCAAAAAACACTTGCGTCATTTTCGATAGTGCAGGATAAAGGGTACACCATTATGAAAGATTATAAGGTTAATTATGTACTTGATGATGCCACCGTAGCTAAATACAAAGGCTTTGGCCTTGATTTAAATGTAAGTAACGGCAATACCGACCATGTACTGCCGGTGCCTGCTACCTATGTAATTAATCAATCGGGAAAAATTGCTTTTGTACATTTTAATAAGGATTATACCAGGCGGGCATCAATAAGCGATATTATGCGGGCTTTGTAA
- a CDS encoding sigma-70 family RNA polymerase sigma factor codes for MAADNQLLNPRLWVETHADYLYGYTLSRLNDEELAKDLVQETFLAALQRADKFEGKSSERTWLTAILKNKIIDVYRKKSSGLKNTDVKQAEEEQQDFFDEDNGHWNKAYQPKPFGIEDHDPLAGKEFNSILQKCMQKLPSLWMAVFTMKHIDDANTDIICSELKVTQANFWVIIHRAKLNLRACLQKNWV; via the coding sequence ATGGCTGCTGATAACCAACTTTTAAACCCCAGGCTTTGGGTTGAAACCCATGCCGATTATCTGTATGGCTATACGCTGTCGCGATTGAACGACGAAGAACTGGCTAAAGACCTGGTGCAGGAAACTTTTTTGGCCGCTTTACAAAGGGCCGATAAGTTTGAAGGCAAAAGCTCCGAACGTACCTGGCTAACAGCTATCCTTAAAAACAAAATCATTGATGTTTACCGGAAAAAATCATCGGGCTTAAAAAACACCGATGTTAAACAGGCCGAAGAGGAACAGCAGGATTTTTTTGACGAAGACAACGGGCATTGGAATAAGGCCTACCAGCCAAAGCCTTTTGGTATTGAAGACCATGACCCATTGGCAGGCAAGGAGTTTAACAGCATATTACAAAAGTGCATGCAAAAACTCCCCTCTCTTTGGATGGCTGTTTTTACCATGAAACATATTGATGATGCCAATACAGATATTATTTGCAGCGAGCTTAAAGTTACACAGGCCAACTTTTGGGTAATTATCCACAGGGCCAAATTGAACCTGCGTGCCTGCCTTCAAAAAAACTGGGTTTAA
- a CDS encoding DUF1223 domain-containing protein has translation MKRFKILAIAAGLTVTVLATLAFTISDSAANKRHREITGNGFAVIELFTSEGCSSCPPADELVARIQKEDADKPVYILAFHVDYWNRLGWKDPFSSADYSKRQNQYANWLNLQSVYTPQVVVNGHKEFVGSEEGTLRNAISAGLRAAPAGGLTLNAQNNAGHIAVQYKAEGAGKNTTLLLALVQKNGQTKVQRGENGGRTLSHVQIVRNLQSVPLNTAGAGTANIALPNGFSAAGYEVIGFVQNTGNGAILAAAKSGFDMGASK, from the coding sequence ATGAAACGATTTAAAATATTGGCTATCGCTGCCGGCCTTACAGTAACGGTTTTGGCAACGTTGGCATTTACTATCTCCGATAGCGCAGCAAACAAAAGACATCGGGAAATTACAGGCAACGGATTTGCAGTAATTGAGCTTTTTACATCCGAGGGTTGCTCCAGCTGCCCGCCGGCCGATGAGCTGGTGGCGCGGATACAGAAGGAAGACGCTGATAAGCCGGTTTACATTTTGGCTTTCCACGTTGACTATTGGAACCGCCTGGGCTGGAAAGATCCTTTTAGCAGTGCCGATTACTCGAAACGCCAAAACCAATATGCTAACTGGCTAAACCTGCAATCGGTTTATACGCCACAGGTAGTGGTTAACGGGCATAAGGAATTTGTAGGATCGGAAGAAGGTACTTTGCGTAATGCTATTAGCGCCGGCTTACGTGCCGCCCCGGCGGGCGGCCTAACGCTTAACGCGCAAAATAACGCTGGCCATATTGCCGTGCAGTACAAGGCCGAAGGTGCAGGCAAGAACACCACATTACTATTGGCCCTGGTGCAAAAAAACGGGCAAACCAAAGTGCAGCGTGGCGAAAACGGCGGCCGCACATTATCGCACGTGCAAATAGTACGTAACCTACAAAGCGTACCATTAAACACAGCTGGCGCCGGCACAGCAAATATTGCTTTGCCAAATGGTTTTAGCGCTGCCGGCTATGAGGTTATTGGCTTTGTACAAAACACCGGCAACGGTGCTATATTGGCTGCGGCAAAATCGGGCTTTGATATGGGTGCGAGTAAATAA
- a CDS encoding cytochrome b/b6 domain-containing protein — translation MKTIKEKHPLVMRWTHWVNFPILTIMIWSGMLIYWANDEYSITLFGHTFFSFFPQGFYHAFNITHRLSEGMAFHFLFMWAFALNGLVYVLYTIISGEWRELVPQKKSFKEAWLVLLHDLHIRKMAPPQNKYNAAQRIAYTAIIVMGFGSLITGLAIYKPVQFYYLTWLCGGYHFARILHFALTIGYVFFFLIHIIQVILAGWNNFRSVISGFEVITVKDPEPITETPTPQTDENPVQ, via the coding sequence ATGAAAACAATAAAAGAAAAACACCCGCTGGTCATGCGCTGGACGCACTGGGTAAATTTTCCCATCCTCACCATTATGATATGGAGCGGGATGCTTATTTACTGGGCCAATGATGAGTACAGCATCACCCTGTTTGGGCATACTTTTTTCAGCTTTTTTCCGCAGGGGTTTTACCATGCCTTTAATATAACCCACCGGTTATCTGAGGGGATGGCCTTCCATTTCCTGTTTATGTGGGCTTTTGCGCTTAACGGCCTGGTTTACGTACTGTACACCATCATATCGGGCGAGTGGCGCGAACTGGTGCCGCAAAAAAAATCATTTAAAGAAGCCTGGCTGGTGCTGCTGCATGATCTGCACATCCGCAAAATGGCGCCGCCTCAAAACAAATATAATGCCGCGCAGCGCATTGCGTACACTGCAATTATTGTAATGGGTTTTGGCTCGCTGATAACAGGGCTGGCTATTTACAAACCGGTGCAGTTTTATTATTTAACCTGGCTTTGCGGCGGCTATCATTTTGCCCGCATACTTCACTTTGCCCTAACTATTGGCTATGTATTTTTCTTCCTGATCCATATAATACAGGTGATACTTGCCGGCTGGAATAATTTCCGCTCGGTAATATCCGGCTTTGAAGTTATCACCGTGAAAGATCCTGAACCAATTACCGAAACCCCAACCCCACAAACCGATGAAAACCCCGTTCAATAA
- a CDS encoding molybdopterin-dependent oxidoreductase, which yields MKTPFNKKNKGPKKPLTVEQKISRRNFISFGTFFIAAGAAYGGWKWLYNSPEETATVTAGARAPLRRALNKTELAFRRVFSNNNLVKTYPKEMAAKNVRHNEDIGSEGKIDIAAWRLQVKKHSGEVLNISIDDIKALPKTDIVYDFKCVEGWDQISHWGGVKFSDFISHFKLDDQAKLQYVGLATPDKGYYVGIDMPSAMHPQTLLAYEVNEQPLPPKHGAPLRLIIPVKYGIKNLKRIGTMTFSDSRPPDYWAEQGYDYYSGL from the coding sequence ATGAAAACCCCGTTCAATAAAAAAAATAAAGGCCCTAAAAAACCCCTTACGGTTGAGCAAAAAATAAGCCGCCGTAATTTTATATCATTTGGCACCTTTTTTATAGCAGCCGGAGCAGCGTATGGTGGGTGGAAATGGCTATATAATTCGCCCGAAGAAACGGCAACCGTAACCGCGGGGGCGCGGGCCCCTTTACGTAGGGCTTTAAACAAAACCGAGCTTGCCTTCCGCAGGGTATTCAGCAATAATAACCTGGTAAAAACTTACCCCAAAGAAATGGCCGCCAAAAACGTACGCCATAATGAAGATATTGGCAGCGAAGGCAAAATAGATATAGCCGCCTGGCGGTTGCAGGTAAAAAAACACTCGGGCGAGGTGCTGAACATCTCTATTGACGATATTAAAGCCCTGCCAAAAACCGATATTGTTTATGATTTTAAATGCGTTGAGGGCTGGGACCAGATATCGCATTGGGGTGGCGTAAAATTCAGTGATTTTATCAGTCACTTTAAATTAGACGACCAGGCAAAACTACAATATGTAGGCCTGGCAACGCCCGATAAAGGATATTACGTGGGTATTGATATGCCGAGCGCCATGCACCCGCAAACCCTGCTGGCTTACGAGGTAAATGAACAGCCGCTGCCGCCAAAACACGGCGCGCCCTTAAGGCTCATCATCCCGGTTAAATATGGCATCAAAAACCTGAAACGCATAGGCACCATGACTTTTAGCGATAGCCGCCCGCCCGATTACTGGGCCGAGCAAGGCTACGATTATTATTCGGGACTGTAA
- a CDS encoding transposase — MTKSKRKVIRYSISFKQKVVNEIEQEGLQISEANRRYGIGGAETINKWLKELGKQHLLNTVIRVETKDEKDRLLELEKEVKKLKLALADAYLSRDCAEEVIRQAGKLYGTDLKKKFGTAASDSSGSDTR, encoded by the coding sequence ATGACAAAAAGTAAGCGAAAAGTAATTCGGTACAGTATTAGCTTTAAACAAAAAGTAGTCAATGAGATTGAACAGGAGGGTCTGCAGATCTCAGAAGCAAATCGTCGTTATGGCATAGGTGGGGCAGAGACGATAAACAAATGGCTTAAAGAATTAGGGAAACAACATTTATTAAATACGGTAATTAGAGTGGAAACGAAAGATGAGAAAGACCGGCTGTTGGAGTTAGAGAAAGAGGTCAAGAAGTTAAAATTAGCTTTGGCAGATGCCTATTTGTCAAGAGATTGCGCAGAGGAAGTGATCAGGCAGGCAGGTAAACTATACGGGACAGATTTAAAAAAAAAGTTTGGCACAGCAGCATCGGATTCCTCCGGAAGCGATACGCGCTAA
- a CDS encoding IS3 family transposase — MGFLRKRYALSELCSYFEVSRSGYYKAVESADKKLLNEQLVLSLIHDVRRRHPRIGGKKLYSVLKGDLKQAGIKLGRDKFFELLARNGLLVKRRRKYISTTDSYHRFRVYRNLLKDKLLHKAHQGWVSDITYIRTKDDFVYLFLITDAYSRKIVGWHLSDSLKIKGAINALKMAIRQCPDTKDLIHHSDRGIQYCSKDYVKLLKKAKIKISMTEANHCYENATAERINGILKQEYGLDEAFTSEGNAVKAVKEAIWSYNTDRPHWSLNLATPQQVHIAA, encoded by the coding sequence ATCGGATTCCTCCGGAAGCGATACGCGCTAAGTGAGCTATGTAGCTATTTCGAAGTAAGCAGGAGTGGTTATTATAAAGCCGTAGAGTCAGCGGATAAGAAACTGTTAAATGAGCAGTTGGTATTGTCGCTTATACATGATGTACGTAGGCGTCACCCGCGTATAGGAGGCAAGAAGTTGTACTCCGTTTTAAAGGGTGATCTGAAGCAAGCGGGAATAAAGCTTGGCCGGGATAAGTTCTTTGAGTTGTTGGCGCGGAACGGTTTATTGGTAAAGAGGCGTCGTAAATATATCTCAACGACAGATTCTTACCATCGTTTTAGGGTATACAGGAACTTGTTGAAAGATAAACTGCTGCATAAGGCGCACCAGGGTTGGGTTTCGGATATTACCTATATCCGAACAAAGGATGACTTTGTGTATCTGTTCCTGATCACAGATGCCTACTCACGGAAGATCGTGGGCTGGCATTTATCGGATAGTTTAAAGATAAAAGGAGCTATTAATGCTTTGAAAATGGCCATCAGGCAATGCCCGGATACCAAAGACCTGATTCATCATTCAGATCGCGGAATTCAGTATTGCAGTAAGGATTATGTAAAGCTGCTGAAGAAGGCCAAAATAAAGATCAGCATGACTGAGGCGAACCATTGTTATGAAAATGCTACAGCCGAGCGGATAAACGGCATTCTAAAGCAGGAATATGGCTTAGATGAAGCTTTTACATCTGAGGGCAATGCGGTAAAGGCAGTAAAAGAAGCGATATGGTCGTATAATACGGACCGGCCACACTGGTCACTGAATTTAGCAACCCCGCAGCAGGTGCATATTGCTGCTTAA
- a CDS encoding MFS transporter translates to MPAAKLPLSKQLAYACGMIGWSVMTNIIIVMLPYFYLPPSNSGLIPLVPQLLVFGVLNIMSIIVASGRFVDAVFDPFIGSLSDKSKNPGGRRIPFMKWAILPAIVFCALTFHPVMRMESMKNAAWIMFTLVCFFMAATSYIIPYNALLPEMADTAAEKVELSSFQQVGFVIGIIISAMVNNFADLVQQSFHVFDRNSAVQYTIWGLCGFAGLIMLVPVLTIDEKKYSSSKPTHLRFFPAIKKTFENRNFKYYLISDFSYYMSLSIISSGLLYFLTVLLPLPKSMGGILMGSMVLLSLLFYPVVNYLSKKIGKKTIVLFSFGLLSLIFVAIFFLGKFPFAPQVQIYILVLSASFPLASLGILPNAILAEIAQSEALRTGENREGMFFAVKYLFVKLGQTLGIALFAFLTVYGKDPGHDYGLRLNGICGAVLCLLAIVFFSRFREPKVSG, encoded by the coding sequence ATGCCGGCAGCTAAACTTCCACTTTCAAAACAACTTGCATATGCCTGCGGGATGATAGGCTGGAGCGTAATGACTAATATCATTATCGTGATGCTGCCTTATTTTTACCTGCCGCCATCCAACTCGGGTTTAATTCCGCTGGTGCCGCAATTGCTGGTGTTTGGGGTGCTCAATATCATGTCAATCATCGTTGCCTCGGGCAGGTTTGTTGATGCTGTTTTTGATCCTTTCATAGGTTCGCTCAGCGACAAAAGTAAAAACCCGGGAGGCCGGCGTATCCCTTTCATGAAATGGGCTATTTTGCCCGCGATCGTGTTTTGCGCGCTTACCTTTCATCCCGTAATGCGAATGGAAAGCATGAAAAATGCGGCCTGGATCATGTTTACCCTTGTTTGCTTTTTTATGGCTGCCACCAGCTATATTATTCCGTATAACGCGCTGTTACCCGAGATGGCCGATACCGCTGCCGAAAAAGTAGAGCTTTCATCTTTTCAACAGGTGGGTTTTGTTATTGGTATCATCATATCGGCTATGGTAAATAACTTTGCCGACCTGGTGCAGCAAAGTTTCCACGTATTTGACCGCAATTCGGCAGTGCAGTATACCATCTGGGGCTTGTGTGGCTTTGCCGGCCTTATTATGCTGGTACCGGTTTTAACCATCGATGAAAAAAAATACTCCAGTAGTAAGCCTACACATTTACGCTTTTTTCCGGCTATCAAAAAAACTTTCGAGAACCGTAATTTTAAGTACTACCTCATATCCGATTTTTCGTATTACATGTCGCTCAGCATCATATCCAGTGGCTTATTATATTTTTTGACAGTACTGCTGCCCTTGCCCAAATCAATGGGTGGCATATTAATGGGGTCGATGGTGCTTCTTTCCCTGTTGTTTTACCCTGTTGTTAATTACCTGTCAAAAAAAATCGGCAAAAAAACAATTGTGCTTTTTTCATTTGGTTTGTTGAGCCTCATTTTTGTAGCGATATTTTTTTTGGGTAAATTTCCATTTGCGCCCCAGGTACAAATTTATATCCTGGTTTTAAGCGCCTCTTTTCCGCTGGCCTCATTAGGGATCCTCCCGAACGCGATACTTGCCGAGATTGCCCAAAGCGAGGCCTTGCGTACCGGCGAAAACCGTGAGGGGATGTTTTTTGCCGTTAAATACCTGTTTGTAAAATTAGGCCAAACACTGGGTATAGCCCTGTTTGCTTTTTTAACCGTATATGGTAAAGATCCGGGGCATGATTACGGCCTGCGGCTTAATGGTATTTGCGGCGCTGTGCTTTGCCTGTTGGCTATAGTGTTTTTTAGCCGGTTCAGGGAGCCGAAGGTGAGTGGGTGA